In Caldicellulosiruptor obsidiansis OB47, a single window of DNA contains:
- a CDS encoding vWA domain-containing protein yields MSFSQPLFLLFLLTVPVLIFLYMIKPRHKKVTIPSTFLWERLKKQKRVAKPAQKLRFSLLLLLGIFALFSFSMYLASPNIFIKNTGKNVVFVFDNGASMSSKSDDSKSYLQKSKEIAKDIIDMLPATAKVSIVTFSDTIEVLQKEGTRSFAKDAIDKVTQTYYATNLKSSLALVSKLFKPSDKTLFIFTDKNVPHLENAKLYKFPKPKDNVSIENISCVSRKEGFDALIEIKNRGIKKASFEFELFADGRLVGLKSISLLPGKIVTFLFENIKGNYKVVWGRINYPDQVTKDNVFWTVLEPLMAKQKVLYVGKGNFFFEKVWLTFDDVEFYKTQDVKNIAGDFDIYIFDQCIPQKFPQKGAFIFVLPNNGSASKLLGIKIGKSASNEGYARFVKSAISQNIIGMDFAVQKTVSIDEKAFEPVAKIGGKPIISFGSIHNHPSILFGFALDNSDLPLKVSFPILMANIKSAFVKKNQLFEKTAFYPGEEIRVFSYSDKKADLILPDGKREIVDLSGYPSILPKKDVLGVYSLILSEESKENYKFAINFPTYALDLTDDRLAKSDAHFSDTSKINSVKMPYSLKDIFLILALIFLSLEWMVFLNENRV; encoded by the coding sequence ATGAGCTTTTCACAGCCGCTTTTTCTCCTGTTTCTTTTGACAGTGCCGGTATTAATTTTTCTGTATATGATAAAACCAAGGCACAAGAAAGTAACCATTCCAAGCACGTTTTTGTGGGAGCGATTGAAAAAACAAAAAAGAGTTGCAAAGCCGGCGCAAAAGTTAAGATTTTCTTTATTATTGCTTTTGGGGATTTTTGCACTTTTTAGTTTTTCAATGTATCTTGCAAGTCCAAATATTTTTATAAAAAATACTGGCAAGAATGTGGTTTTTGTCTTTGATAATGGTGCTTCTATGAGCTCAAAATCAGATGATTCTAAGTCATATCTTCAAAAATCAAAAGAGATAGCAAAAGATATAATAGATATGCTGCCAGCTACAGCAAAAGTCAGCATTGTAACTTTTTCAGATACAATCGAGGTTTTGCAAAAAGAAGGCACGCGCAGCTTTGCCAAGGATGCAATTGATAAGGTAACTCAAACATACTATGCAACAAATCTAAAAAGTAGCTTGGCTCTTGTCTCAAAGCTTTTCAAACCCTCAGATAAAACTTTGTTTATATTTACCGACAAGAACGTGCCTCACTTAGAAAATGCAAAACTTTACAAGTTTCCAAAACCAAAAGATAATGTGAGCATTGAAAATATATCCTGTGTGTCAAGAAAAGAAGGTTTTGATGCTCTTATTGAGATTAAAAACAGAGGAATTAAAAAAGCAAGTTTTGAGTTTGAACTTTTTGCAGACGGCAGATTGGTAGGATTAAAAAGCATTTCCCTTTTGCCAGGGAAAATAGTTACTTTTTTGTTTGAAAATATCAAAGGAAATTACAAGGTTGTGTGGGGGAGAATAAATTATCCTGACCAAGTAACAAAAGACAATGTCTTTTGGACAGTTTTAGAGCCCTTGATGGCAAAACAAAAAGTTTTGTATGTAGGGAAAGGAAATTTCTTTTTTGAAAAAGTGTGGCTTACCTTTGATGACGTGGAATTTTATAAAACTCAGGATGTCAAAAACATTGCTGGTGATTTTGATATATACATATTCGACCAGTGCATACCACAAAAGTTTCCTCAAAAAGGAGCTTTTATATTTGTATTACCAAATAACGGCAGTGCATCCAAGCTTTTGGGGATAAAGATAGGAAAAAGTGCAAGCAATGAAGGATATGCAAGGTTTGTAAAGTCAGCTATTTCACAAAACATTATTGGGATGGATTTTGCTGTCCAAAAGACTGTGTCTATCGATGAAAAAGCTTTTGAGCCAGTTGCAAAGATAGGTGGCAAGCCAATAATCTCTTTTGGCAGTATCCATAATCATCCGTCAATCCTATTTGGTTTTGCGCTCGATAACAGTGACCTGCCTTTGAAGGTATCTTTTCCAATTTTGATGGCAAACATTAAAAGCGCTTTTGTCAAGAAAAATCAGTTATTTGAAAAGACAGCTTTTTATCCGGGTGAAGAGATAAGAGTTTTTTCATATTCAGATAAAAAAGCAGATTTGATACTACCTGATGGGAAAAGAGAAATTGTTGATTTGTCAGGTTATCCTTCAATTCTTCCTAAAAAAGATGTTTTGGGAGTTTATTCGTTGATCCTAAGCGAAGAGTCAAAAGAGAATTACAAATTTGCAATAAATTTCCCGACCTATGCTTTAGATTTAACTGATGATAGATTAGCAAAAAGCGATGCCCATTTTTCAGATACAAGCAAAATCAATAGCGTGAAGATGCCATATTCTTTGAAGGATATATTTTTGATACTTGCACTCATTTTTTTGAGTTTGGAGTGGATGGTGTTTTTAAATGAGAATAGAGTTTGA
- a CDS encoding ABC transporter ATP-binding protein, which produces MDYLKRLMKYVDECRLLIFVGLILALVGIFCNMTVPKISKHIIDDVLVAKRFGKLGYFASIFAGLIILKAIVAYFQNYIFEYTSQKALYRLREQLYTKLQYQSFEYYDRASTGAIMNRMVGDLEAIRNFLNQSFVQVVSIAITIVAALSIMFSMNLFLSILSIATAPLIFLNVKSLAKKLQPTFKAIRTSFERLTSKVQENITGIRVVKAFGNEDLEKKSFEKVAYDFTEKNIKAADIRSVHNPVAGFLNGLNSVIILIVGGYFAIKGKISIGTLFAFVSYVNMFSAPIGNIQNLVNQWQNAFASLEKVFEVLDSDVTIKSPKNGVVLKNVRGDIKFENVYFKYREKFVLKEINIHIKPGEVVAILGQAGSGKSSLINLLARFYDPSSGRVLIDDIDVKNIKLCSLRRNIGIIMQEPFIFSDTIAANIAFGKPDATDEEIRIAAKLARADEFIENLPDGYNTVVGERGVGLSGGQKQRIAIARALVYNPRILVLDDATSSLDFETEAEIQETLKEVIKGRTTIIITHRISQLVVDADMIYYMHGGRIVEQGKHEDLMKIKGRYYSTFKKQLIERANTLPA; this is translated from the coding sequence TTGGATTATCTGAAACGACTTATGAAGTATGTAGACGAATGCAGGTTATTGATTTTTGTAGGGTTAATTTTGGCACTTGTTGGTATATTTTGTAACATGACAGTTCCAAAGATTTCAAAGCATATTATTGATGATGTTTTAGTAGCAAAAAGATTTGGAAAGCTTGGGTATTTTGCATCTATTTTTGCAGGACTGATAATTTTAAAAGCTATTGTTGCCTATTTTCAAAATTACATATTTGAATACACGTCTCAAAAAGCTCTTTACAGATTGAGAGAGCAGCTCTACACAAAGCTACAATATCAGTCTTTTGAATATTATGACAGAGCGTCAACAGGAGCTATTATGAACAGAATGGTTGGTGATTTGGAGGCTATCAGAAACTTTCTAAACCAGAGTTTTGTCCAGGTTGTGAGCATAGCAATTACAATTGTTGCTGCCCTTTCTATAATGTTTTCAATGAACCTTTTCCTTTCAATTCTGAGCATTGCAACTGCACCACTAATTTTCTTGAATGTTAAAAGTCTTGCAAAAAAGCTTCAGCCCACGTTCAAGGCAATAAGAACTTCTTTTGAGAGACTCACATCCAAGGTTCAGGAAAATATAACAGGAATAAGAGTTGTAAAAGCTTTTGGGAATGAAGATTTGGAAAAGAAAAGTTTTGAAAAAGTCGCATATGATTTTACAGAGAAAAATATTAAGGCAGCTGATATAAGGTCTGTCCATAACCCTGTTGCAGGTTTTTTGAATGGACTTAACTCTGTCATAATTCTTATTGTGGGTGGATACTTTGCAATTAAAGGAAAGATCTCAATTGGTACTCTGTTTGCATTTGTAAGCTATGTTAATATGTTCTCAGCACCTATTGGAAACATTCAAAATCTTGTTAACCAGTGGCAAAATGCTTTTGCTTCTCTGGAGAAGGTATTCGAGGTTCTTGATAGCGATGTTACAATCAAAAGTCCAAAAAATGGTGTTGTTCTTAAAAACGTCAGAGGTGATATAAAGTTTGAAAATGTGTATTTCAAATACAGAGAAAAATTTGTTTTAAAAGAGATCAATATCCACATAAAACCGGGTGAGGTTGTTGCCATATTAGGACAAGCTGGTTCCGGGAAATCCTCATTAATAAATCTTCTTGCACGGTTTTATGACCCATCTTCTGGGAGGGTTTTGATTGACGATATTGATGTAAAGAATATAAAACTGTGTTCGCTCAGGAGAAATATAGGTATTATCATGCAAGAACCTTTTATATTTTCTGATACTATTGCAGCAAACATTGCATTTGGTAAACCTGATGCAACAGATGAGGAGATAAGGATTGCAGCAAAGCTTGCAAGAGCTGATGAATTCATAGAGAATTTACCGGATGGCTACAATACAGTTGTTGGAGAAAGGGGCGTGGGTCTTTCGGGTGGACAGAAACAGAGGATAGCAATTGCAAGGGCTCTTGTATATAATCCCAGAATTCTGGTGCTTGATGATGCAACTTCAAGCCTTGATTTTGAGACTGAAGCGGAGATTCAAGAAACTTTGAAAGAGGTGATAAAGGGGAGAACCACAATCATAATAACTCACAGAATATCTCAGCTTGTGGTTGATGCAGATATGATTTACTATATGCATGGTGGCAGAATTGTTGAGCAGGGGAAACATGAAGATTTGATGAAGATTAAAGGAAGATATTATTCAACATTTAAAAAACAGCTTATAGAGCGCGCAAATACACTTCCAGCTTAA
- a CDS encoding AAA family ATPase translates to MVLQDIEYTMQVLNKVESEIEKVIIGQKGVIRKVLIAIFCGGNVLLEGLPGVGKTHLVKSIAKVLDLKFSRIQFTPDLMPSDIVGTNIISKDKDGSLNFTFQKGPIFANIILADEINRATPKTQSALLEAMQEKTVTVMGQTYKLDEPFFVLATQNPLEQEGTYPLPEAQQDRFLFKIEVPLPGFDEMIRIVNLTVESQMLEPQKVIEGKEILNIGRIVRQVPIAKPVLEYATRLVLSTQPHIEENDIARKYLKFGAGPRALQHLILGAKANALFEGRPNVAFDDIKSLAKSVLCHRIGLNFEAISEGLTQSDVVDIILQRQKEW, encoded by the coding sequence TTGGTTTTGCAGGATATTGAATATACAATGCAGGTTTTGAACAAAGTAGAAAGCGAAATTGAAAAGGTTATAATTGGGCAAAAAGGTGTTATCAGAAAGGTTTTGATAGCAATATTTTGCGGCGGAAATGTGCTTTTAGAGGGGCTACCGGGCGTTGGGAAGACTCATCTTGTAAAGTCAATTGCAAAGGTGCTGGACCTGAAATTTTCAAGAATTCAGTTTACACCTGACCTCATGCCATCAGATATTGTGGGAACAAATATAATTTCAAAAGACAAGGACGGAAGTTTGAATTTTACATTCCAAAAAGGTCCTATCTTTGCTAACATCATATTGGCAGATGAGATAAACAGAGCAACACCAAAGACACAGTCAGCACTTCTTGAGGCAATGCAGGAGAAGACGGTCACTGTTATGGGGCAGACTTACAAGCTTGATGAACCATTTTTTGTGCTTGCAACACAAAATCCTCTTGAGCAGGAAGGGACATATCCACTTCCAGAGGCGCAGCAGGACAGGTTCTTATTCAAAATTGAAGTTCCACTACCAGGCTTTGATGAGATGATAAGGATTGTAAACCTGACAGTAGAAAGTCAAATGCTCGAGCCTCAAAAGGTCATTGAAGGAAAAGAAATATTGAACATAGGCAGAATTGTTCGGCAAGTACCTATTGCAAAGCCTGTTTTAGAATATGCAACAAGGCTTGTTTTGAGCACACAGCCGCACATTGAAGAGAACGACATTGCAAGAAAGTATCTTAAGTTTGGTGCAGGACCAAGGGCTCTCCAGCACCTTATTTTGGGTGCAAAAGCAAATGCGCTCTTTGAAGGAAGACCAAACGTTGCGTTTGATGATATAAAAAGCTTGGCAAAAAGCGTTTTGTGTCACAGGATTGGACTGAACTTTGAAGCAATATCTGAGGGTCTTACTCAAAGTGACGTTGTGGATATAATTTTGCAAAGACAAAAAGAGTGGTAG
- a CDS encoding adenylosuccinate synthase yields MQQIRAIVGTQWGDEGKGKIVDFLAKEADVVVRAQGGNNAGHTVEAFGKVFKLHLIPSGILYKDKLNIIGNGVVIDPESLIQEIENLQKEGISTENLKISDRAHLVMPYHKILDEEQERQRGEDSLGTTKRGIGPAYTDKTERTNLRVCDMLDEDEFVQKLRNVYERKNQILTHVYHKTPMKFGELLEQFMKYGEILKPYITDTIKLLNDSIKAGKKVLLEGAQATMLDLDYGTYPYVTSSHPTVGGFCIGAGIAPKYIQEVIGVVKAYTTRVGKGPFPTELLDEMGNVIREKGREYGTTTGRPRRCGWLDLVVVRYAVLINGIDRIALTKLDTLSGIPKLKICTGYRYEGKVLDLFPASLRVAMECEPVYEEFEGWNEEEIKSAKDYDSLPKSAKRYIEFIEKETGAKVWLIGTGPSRENIIVKE; encoded by the coding sequence ATGCAGCAAATCCGCGCGATAGTTGGCACCCAGTGGGGTGACGAAGGAAAAGGCAAAATTGTAGATTTCTTGGCAAAAGAAGCTGACGTTGTTGTTCGGGCTCAGGGCGGCAACAACGCAGGTCACACAGTTGAAGCTTTCGGTAAAGTTTTCAAACTTCATCTTATACCCTCAGGAATACTTTACAAGGATAAGCTCAACATAATAGGTAATGGTGTTGTAATTGACCCGGAGTCTTTGATACAGGAGATAGAAAACTTACAAAAAGAAGGGATATCAACAGAGAACTTGAAAATTAGCGACAGAGCACATCTTGTTATGCCGTACCACAAGATTTTAGATGAGGAGCAAGAAAGGCAAAGAGGAGAAGATAGTCTTGGCACAACAAAAAGAGGAATAGGTCCTGCATATACTGATAAGACAGAAAGGACAAATCTCAGAGTTTGTGACATGCTTGATGAAGATGAGTTTGTACAAAAACTCAGAAACGTGTATGAAAGGAAGAACCAGATACTTACTCATGTTTACCACAAAACACCAATGAAGTTTGGAGAGCTTTTAGAACAGTTCATGAAATATGGTGAGATCTTAAAGCCTTATATCACAGACACAATAAAGCTTCTGAATGATTCAATTAAGGCAGGGAAAAAAGTGCTTTTAGAGGGTGCACAGGCAACAATGCTTGATTTAGATTACGGAACATATCCTTATGTTACATCCTCGCACCCAACAGTTGGTGGATTTTGTATAGGTGCAGGGATTGCTCCAAAGTACATTCAAGAGGTTATAGGAGTTGTGAAAGCCTACACAACGAGGGTAGGCAAAGGACCATTCCCGACAGAACTTTTAGATGAGATGGGAAACGTAATACGTGAAAAGGGAAGAGAGTATGGAACAACAACAGGAAGACCAAGAAGATGTGGTTGGCTTGACCTTGTTGTTGTGAGGTATGCAGTTTTGATAAACGGAATTGACAGAATAGCACTTACAAAGCTTGACACGCTTTCAGGTATTCCCAAATTAAAAATTTGTACAGGTTACAGGTATGAAGGAAAAGTCTTAGACCTTTTCCCCGCATCCTTAAGGGTTGCAATGGAGTGTGAACCTGTATATGAAGAGTTTGAAGGCTGGAACGAAGAGGAGATAAAATCTGCAAAAGATTATGATTCTCTGCCAAAAAGTGCAAAAAGATATATTGAGTTTATAGAAAAAGAAACTGGTGCTAAGGTATGGTTGATTGGCACAGGTCCTTCAAGAGAGAATATAATTGTAAAAGAGTGA
- a CDS encoding VWA domain-containing protein — protein MRIEFERPFVLLAAAVLGVFIWLVSRRFSKESLGKKFVVWMRIVLIMLMVLALSMPKLAISSDKVTTIYLVDMSESNRKNAEKMKDFIQKSIKLKKSNELQSVVVFGQDANIEFTPTKYPNFSEFGTAVDGTQTNIENAIKYAVNLFDKDQQKRLVILTDGKETIGEAKNEVELLKNNGIDVKVVLFKSEKEKDVQFSSLKIPQKVFKNQAFSIFANINSTFSTEALLKIFRDNDLIFSQQVTLEKGENRFVIKDKLDKEGVFSYQGEVEVMDDEEESNNVAYAMCQVRKPQKVLVVYENINDVKNVKSLLDSYSADYDAVKSDQANFGFDKLLGYSFVILCNVSRESFSGEFLSAVEKYVKDLGGGLIVIGGVNSYALGNYSNSVLEKMLPVKMEIKNKEKEKNIDVVLVLDHSGSMADTEDAGISKLEIAKSASAKMIEHLESSDGVGVIAFDHNYYWAYEFSKLVRKKDVIESISSIEVGGGTAIIPPLSEAVKTLKKSKAKSKLIVLLTDGMGEQGGYEIPANEAKRNNIKITTIGVGKFVNLPVLSWIASFTSGRFYLVSNPYELVDVFLKETKIIKGKYMKEKKFVPKMVETNAINSGFTSYPPLYGYIATTKKDLATSLLVSDEDEPILTVWRYGLGKVAAWCSDLSGQWSRDWVLWDKFSQFWTKVFKWLEKGADDSSFDFNVRKEKDLVVSLVGKFDADTIATLKCVYPNDQEKTIAMRRTAPDMFESKVDFMLGNYVFVATISSKDKSKVSTFFYSANYSDEFRVDVDSSRFEQFISLSGAKVIKNPNEVYAGRLKSTEEKRDISSLLIILCIVLFLLEVSIRRFGLYPQVERYFLAISSGFKKIAKPHSLKKARDKVSFLRKKDTYAKKSKEAEPISDDTLDVKRLRRF, from the coding sequence ATGAGAATAGAGTTTGAAAGACCTTTTGTTTTGCTTGCCGCAGCTGTGCTTGGGGTATTTATCTGGCTTGTTTCAAGAAGATTTTCAAAAGAAAGTTTGGGTAAAAAGTTTGTTGTATGGATGAGGATTGTTTTAATAATGCTCATGGTCCTAGCTCTGAGTATGCCAAAGCTAGCAATTTCATCCGATAAAGTGACAACAATTTATCTTGTGGATATGTCAGAGAGCAATAGAAAAAACGCAGAAAAGATGAAAGACTTCATTCAAAAGTCGATAAAGCTTAAAAAATCAAATGAGCTGCAGTCGGTTGTTGTGTTCGGACAGGATGCAAACATTGAGTTTACACCGACTAAGTATCCTAACTTTTCTGAATTTGGAACGGCTGTAGATGGCACTCAAACCAATATTGAAAATGCAATAAAGTATGCAGTAAATCTGTTTGACAAGGATCAACAAAAAAGACTTGTCATTCTAACAGATGGGAAAGAGACAATAGGTGAGGCAAAAAATGAAGTAGAACTTCTCAAAAATAATGGGATAGATGTAAAAGTAGTGCTATTTAAAAGTGAAAAAGAAAAAGATGTTCAGTTTTCGAGTTTGAAGATACCGCAGAAGGTATTTAAAAATCAGGCGTTTTCGATATTTGCCAATATAAACAGCACTTTTTCAACAGAAGCTCTGCTCAAGATCTTCAGAGACAATGATTTAATTTTCAGCCAGCAGGTGACCCTTGAGAAAGGTGAAAACAGGTTTGTAATAAAGGATAAGCTGGACAAAGAGGGGGTTTTTAGCTATCAAGGAGAAGTTGAAGTGATGGATGATGAAGAAGAGTCAAACAATGTTGCGTATGCTATGTGCCAGGTAAGAAAACCTCAAAAGGTTCTGGTAGTTTATGAGAATATTAATGATGTGAAAAATGTCAAAAGTCTTCTTGACTCTTATTCAGCCGATTATGATGCAGTAAAGAGCGACCAGGCAAATTTTGGGTTTGACAAACTCTTAGGGTATTCTTTTGTGATTTTGTGCAATGTATCAAGAGAAAGCTTTAGCGGTGAATTTTTAAGCGCTGTAGAGAAATATGTGAAGGATTTGGGAGGCGGGCTTATAGTAATTGGTGGTGTGAATTCTTATGCACTTGGGAATTATTCTAATTCGGTTTTAGAAAAGATGCTGCCTGTTAAGATGGAGATTAAAAACAAAGAAAAGGAGAAAAACATAGATGTTGTGCTTGTCCTTGACCATTCAGGCAGCATGGCGGATACAGAAGACGCAGGAATTTCAAAATTAGAGATTGCCAAGAGTGCTTCTGCAAAGATGATTGAGCACCTTGAAAGTTCAGATGGTGTTGGCGTGATTGCTTTTGACCACAATTACTACTGGGCATATGAGTTTAGCAAGCTTGTCAGAAAAAAAGATGTTATTGAAAGCATCTCAAGCATTGAAGTAGGTGGTGGGACGGCTATAATTCCACCCTTGAGTGAAGCAGTTAAAACTCTGAAAAAGTCAAAGGCAAAAAGCAAGTTGATTGTGCTTCTGACCGATGGCATGGGTGAACAAGGCGGTTATGAAATTCCAGCCAATGAGGCAAAAAGGAATAACATTAAAATCACCACAATTGGTGTTGGAAAGTTTGTAAACCTGCCCGTTTTGAGCTGGATAGCCTCCTTTACCTCAGGCAGGTTCTATTTAGTTTCCAATCCTTATGAGCTTGTTGATGTGTTTTTAAAAGAGACAAAAATTATAAAAGGCAAGTACATGAAGGAAAAGAAGTTTGTCCCCAAAATGGTTGAGACAAATGCTATAAATTCAGGTTTTACCTCTTATCCACCACTTTATGGGTATATCGCAACAACAAAAAAAGACCTTGCAACCAGTCTTTTGGTGAGCGACGAGGATGAGCCAATTTTGACAGTGTGGAGGTACGGGCTTGGAAAGGTTGCTGCATGGTGTTCGGACTTGAGCGGGCAGTGGTCGCGTGACTGGGTTTTGTGGGATAAATTTTCACAGTTTTGGACAAAGGTTTTCAAGTGGTTGGAAAAAGGGGCAGATGACAGCAGCTTTGATTTTAATGTTCGAAAAGAAAAAGATTTGGTGGTATCTTTGGTCGGGAAGTTCGATGCTGATACCATTGCAACTCTTAAATGCGTATATCCAAACGACCAAGAAAAGACAATTGCAATGAGAAGAACTGCACCAGATATGTTCGAATCTAAAGTTGATTTTATGTTGGGAAATTATGTATTTGTGGCAACCATAAGTAGCAAAGATAAATCTAAGGTATCAACGTTTTTCTATTCAGCTAACTACTCTGATGAGTTCAGAGTGGATGTAGACAGTAGCAGGTTTGAACAGTTTATTTCCTTATCAGGTGCAAAAGTTATAAAAAACCCCAATGAGGTGTATGCGGGAAGACTCAAGAGCACAGAAGAAAAAAGAGATATTAGCAGTTTATTGATAATTCTTTGTATTGTCTTATTTCTTTTAGAAGTGAGCATTAGAAGATTTGGTCTGTATCCTCAGGTGGAAAGGTACTTTTTAGCAATATCTTCAGGCTTTAAAAAGATTGCAAAGCCACATTCACTTAAAAAGGCACGGGATAAAGTATCTTTTTTGAGAAAGAAAGATACTTATGCGAAAAAATCAAAGGAAGCAGAGCCAATATCCGATGATACTTTGGATGTTAAAAGACTGAGAAGATTTTAG
- a CDS encoding DUF58 domain-containing protein: protein MFGGLVDDKTLKKLSNQKFKFGIEITSQFEGQQKSKGRGNSLEFSDHREYIPGDDFRKVNFRIFAATQRLYVKLFEQERQTTYNFFIDMSKSMDFGSKVKKGDMAKALVFCLSYIALSQLDSVNIFLVRENGILPSGCLKGKQSLHKIVRFLEDANFKGEADFESIKNIYISRKSVSFIFSDFLFESAAEVLKVLCARCSFVCCCQILDEIEAYPSFEHIFCQLIDSESAKVIDVELSNSLIKEYVEELRRYQNDLKEILKKANGRFYEVLTSSALEKTVLKMIGVGR from the coding sequence ATGTTTGGCGGACTTGTTGATGACAAAACGCTGAAAAAACTCAGCAATCAAAAATTCAAATTTGGAATTGAGATAACCTCACAGTTTGAAGGGCAGCAGAAATCAAAGGGGCGGGGAAATTCGCTTGAGTTCAGCGACCACAGGGAGTACATACCAGGCGATGATTTTAGAAAGGTAAATTTTAGGATTTTTGCAGCAACCCAGAGGCTTTATGTAAAGCTTTTTGAACAGGAAAGACAGACAACTTATAATTTTTTCATTGACATGTCAAAATCGATGGATTTCGGCAGCAAAGTCAAAAAAGGTGATATGGCAAAAGCGTTAGTTTTTTGCCTATCATACATTGCTCTTTCCCAGCTTGACAGTGTCAATATATTTTTGGTGCGGGAAAATGGCATTTTACCGTCAGGTTGTCTCAAAGGTAAGCAAAGCCTTCACAAGATTGTGAGGTTTTTAGAGGACGCAAATTTTAAAGGAGAGGCAGATTTTGAAAGTATTAAAAATATTTATATTTCAAGAAAAAGCGTCTCATTTATTTTTTCTGATTTTTTGTTCGAAAGTGCAGCTGAAGTTTTGAAAGTGCTTTGTGCAAGGTGCTCTTTTGTATGCTGCTGCCAGATATTAGATGAAATTGAAGCCTATCCTTCATTTGAACATATATTTTGTCAGCTGATTGACAGCGAGAGTGCAAAAGTTATTGATGTTGAGCTGTCAAATAGTTTAATTAAGGAATATGTTGAAGAGCTGAGAAGGTATCAAAATGATCTCAAAGAAATTTTAAAAAAGGCAAATGGCAGGTTTTATGAGGTCTTGACTTCAAGTGCGCTTGAAAAAACTGTGCTGAAGATGATTGGAGTGGGAAGATGA
- a CDS encoding ABC transporter permease, protein MLKIREIISKQGSEEVLKNIKRFLTAIFSNPIVTKEIKQRTRGLKFSFTIAGWLLLMTLFTIMFLKSYTRSVVVISRYRSFVESFCVFLIFLFAGFFELLVVILCSQAIAKEKENQTLDILLSTPLTNFEIVVGKMIAAAGEALILFFSAVPILVLLYFYGITSMGNILLIMLYVFVIILFYGSLSLLLSTLIKKGIAATVIVVSIVIASTIFSYFIFVTGAQPFVSNSPQPGKTQNFWNLLSISLSSTFALIEFTIVRLNSDMPAFFPYHYKIRGYQIHLIICIVGTILNIFLSALFLSPLRRIRIFRRKPN, encoded by the coding sequence GTGTTGAAAATTAGAGAGATTATTTCAAAACAGGGGAGTGAAGAAGTTTTGAAAAACATAAAAAGGTTTCTCACGGCCATTTTCTCAAACCCTATTGTCACAAAAGAAATAAAACAGAGGACAAGAGGGCTCAAGTTTTCGTTTACCATTGCTGGGTGGCTACTTCTTATGACTCTATTTACAATAATGTTTTTAAAATCATATACAAGGTCAGTTGTTGTGATAAGCCGTTACAGAAGTTTTGTCGAAAGCTTTTGTGTTTTTCTAATTTTTTTGTTTGCTGGTTTTTTCGAACTGTTGGTTGTAATTTTATGTTCCCAGGCAATTGCAAAAGAAAAAGAAAATCAAACACTTGACATACTTCTTTCAACGCCTTTGACCAATTTTGAAATTGTTGTTGGGAAGATGATAGCGGCAGCCGGTGAAGCGTTAATACTTTTCTTCTCTGCAGTTCCGATATTGGTACTTTTGTATTTTTATGGTATAACATCTATGGGGAATATTTTACTTATTATGCTCTATGTTTTTGTGATCATCCTCTTTTATGGTTCGCTGAGTCTTCTGCTATCAACACTTATCAAAAAGGGCATAGCAGCAACTGTGATTGTGGTTAGCATTGTCATTGCATCCACTATCTTTAGCTATTTTATCTTTGTAACCGGTGCACAGCCATTTGTAAGTAACTCACCCCAGCCTGGAAAAACTCAAAATTTCTGGAACTTGTTATCAATTTCTTTGAGTTCAACCTTTGCACTGATTGAATTTACAATTGTTCGTTTAAATTCAGATATGCCTGCTTTTTTTCCATACCATTATAAAATTAGAGGGTATCAAATTCACCTTATCATTTGCATAGTTGGAACAATTCTAAACATTTTTTTGAGTGCGCTATTTTTAAGTCCTCTGAGAAGAATCAGAATATTTAGAAGAAAGCCCAATTAA